The following proteins are co-located in the Moraxella nasovis genome:
- a CDS encoding DUF3987 domain-containing protein yields MNTQNRLSVKDLLSFEFIQALFNHLMASDRQFKGLNFNLKAHFRGVHAYTDKDGHLLYFKPRFAKDGNKWIKPMYHDNSGFHVGEPKARFIDGKKPLYNLPLLDKNTMPKPAKVYFVEGEKCADALTNFGITATTSGASTSLKTTDLTPLMGCHVVLWRDYDDVGDKWQTELSQRLHEMGVSVDVIDVDTLAKEYHASTSQIMPKGFDVFDYIEILRQQGNDDRHIIDKILGLPRLDAQAYHAKSAGVNNNDDLTSIHASTTAKSTTTSTGDNAKDSEKWGELIPFDEVKNVETPFPLDAFPKDLAHVIERTAYYGQVPLSMASFGVLGAISHIGQGFIDAPYLSQGYNPSSLYLMVQGESGSGKTQTIKITHKAINDHEKQSYQDFMENKISYENEMAGKTKKEMTAFKNQNHLPKDPRAMFGSGSIQKIMQGFTDGNYLNASYTIDEGANLLEGASLKSETAGASIGALCDIYSHGKAERITISNGNAQAAYDVRLTLFLSAQEVALKPALNDIKLNNQGLLPRCLFAFPPDNRGIRQLIKDSPEHDPTLQTYWKKCHNFLSLPELGAKRKKMAWQAPALAIAEKFWQAVEVSQTKGGINEHYKAYASRMVENATRIATLFAWFKGSRAIDEADILGAIKIVEYSMAERRRYSEIVTDITDAERLLQWLIKNAYKPSNHGVGRFFYSSLQQALPKDLRAVQVLDNALETLSDGNYVCLVDMPSYRRTKRVIELNPILLTA; encoded by the coding sequence ATGAACACGCAAAACCGCCTTAGTGTGAAAGATTTACTAAGTTTTGAGTTTATCCAAGCCCTTTTTAATCATTTAATGGCAAGTGATAGACAGTTTAAGGGGCTAAATTTTAACCTAAAAGCCCACTTTAGGGGCGTTCACGCCTACACCGACAAAGACGGTCATTTACTGTATTTTAAGCCTAGATTTGCCAAAGATGGCAATAAATGGATTAAGCCCATGTATCACGATAACAGCGGTTTTCATGTGGGCGAACCAAAAGCACGCTTTATAGACGGTAAAAAGCCTTTGTATAATTTGCCCCTACTGGATAAAAACACCATGCCAAAACCTGCTAAGGTGTATTTTGTGGAAGGCGAAAAATGTGCAGACGCATTAACTAACTTTGGCATAACCGCCACCACAAGCGGAGCAAGTACGAGCCTAAAAACCACCGATTTAACGCCCCTTATGGGCTGTCATGTGGTGTTATGGCGTGATTATGACGATGTGGGCGACAAATGGCAAACAGAGCTATCACAACGCCTACACGAGATGGGTGTAAGCGTGGACGTGATAGACGTGGATACATTAGCCAAAGAGTATCACGCCAGCACCAGCCAAATCATGCCAAAGGGTTTTGATGTATTTGATTATATAGAGATTTTAAGACAACAAGGCAACGATGACCGCCATATCATTGATAAAATCCTTGGCTTGCCACGCTTGGACGCACAAGCCTATCACGCCAAAAGTGCAGGCGTGAATAATAACGATGATTTAACCAGCATTCACGCCAGCACGACCGCCAAAAGCACCACCACAAGCACAGGCGACAACGCCAAAGACAGCGAAAAATGGGGCGAGCTTATCCCATTTGATGAAGTAAAAAACGTAGAAACGCCTTTCCCACTTGACGCATTCCCAAAAGACCTAGCCCATGTAATAGAACGCACCGCCTATTATGGGCAAGTGCCGTTATCTATGGCGAGTTTTGGGGTGCTAGGTGCAATCAGTCATATTGGACAAGGGTTCATAGACGCACCCTACCTAAGCCAAGGCTACAACCCATCAAGCCTATATCTTATGGTACAGGGCGAAAGTGGGAGCGGTAAAACCCAAACCATCAAAATTACCCACAAAGCCATTAACGACCATGAAAAACAAAGCTATCAAGACTTTATGGAAAATAAAATAAGCTATGAAAATGAAATGGCGGGCAAAACCAAAAAAGAGATGACCGCCTTTAAAAACCAAAACCACCTACCCAAAGACCCTAGGGCAATGTTTGGGAGCGGTTCAATTCAAAAAATCATGCAAGGCTTTACCGATGGCAATTATTTAAACGCCAGCTACACCATAGACGAAGGGGCAAATTTACTTGAAGGGGCAAGTTTAAAATCAGAAACGGCAGGGGCTTCTATTGGTGCGTTATGCGACATATACAGCCACGGCAAAGCTGAACGTATCACGATAAGCAATGGCAACGCACAAGCCGCCTATGACGTGCGTTTGACGTTATTTTTATCCGCCCAAGAAGTCGCCTTAAAACCAGCCCTAAATGACATTAAATTAAACAATCAAGGCTTATTACCACGTTGTTTATTTGCCTTTCCACCTGATAACAGGGGTATAAGACAGCTGATAAAAGACAGCCCAGAGCATGACCCCACATTACAAACCTATTGGAAAAAATGCCATAACTTTTTATCATTGCCAGAGCTAGGGGCAAAACGTAAAAAAATGGCATGGCAAGCCCCCGCCTTGGCTATCGCTGAAAAGTTTTGGCAAGCGGTAGAAGTTAGCCAAACCAAAGGCGGCATCAATGAACACTACAAGGCTTACGCTTCACGCATGGTAGAGAATGCCACACGCATTGCCACCTTGTTTGCTTGGTTTAAGGGTAGTCGTGCGATTGATGAAGCGGATATATTAGGGGCGATTAAAATCGTTGAATATTCCATGGCGGAGCGTCGCAGATATAGCGAGATAGTAACCGACATTACAGACGCAGAGCGATTATTACAATGGCTTATCAAGAACGCCTATAAGCCAAGCAATCACGGTGTAGGTAGGTTTTTTTATTCAAGCCTACAACAAGCACTACCCAAAGATTTGCGAGCCGTGCAGGTGCTAGATAACGCCTTAGAAACACTTAGCGACGGTAATTATGTTTGCCTTGTCGATATGCCAAGTTATAGACGCACCAAACGAGTGATAGAACTTAACCCCATATTATTAACCGCTTAA
- a CDS encoding CHC2 zinc finger domain-containing protein yields the protein MSHSFFKRPSFFNQGLFGSQKPTTDRATNGANSAGVDNCSNNNTHASTTAKTAQNGTFNPHQGGNTTHAQNHAKNPQNGANMATNPPYHLPYSNASQNRPQKRMNTDNKPDPVSFYARYGIALKGNQTNVKCVFHGDKTPSLSINRQTGAFFCFGCGASGGDVLDFYQRYHNCDFLTACRDLNLDI from the coding sequence GTGAGCCATTCATTCTTTAAAAGACCATCATTTTTTAATCAAGGCTTGTTTGGTTCACAAAAGCCCACCACCGACAGGGCGACAAATGGGGCAAATAGTGCAGGCGTGGACAACTGTTCAAATAACAACACTCACGCCAGCACGACCGCCAAAACCGCCCAAAATGGCACGTTTAACCCCCATCAAGGGGGTAACACCACCCACGCCCAAAACCACGCTAAAAACCCCCAAAATGGGGCAAATATGGCGACAAATCCGCCTTATCATTTGCCCTATAGCAATGCAAGCCAAAACCGCCCACAAAAACGCATGAACACGGACAATAAACCCGACCCAGTGAGCTTTTACGCACGTTATGGCATTGCCCTAAAAGGCAATCAAACTAACGTAAAATGCGTATTTCATGGCGACAAAACACCAAGCCTAAGTATTAACCGCCAAACAGGGGCGTTTTTTTGTTTTGGGTGTGGGGCGAGTGGTGGCGATGTGCTTGATTTTTACCAGCGTTATCATAATTGCGACTTTTTGACCGCTTGCCGTGATTTGAATTTAGATATTTAA
- a CDS encoding helix-turn-helix domain-containing protein, producing the protein MIPITHAHKNRQKWQVLQAMLDGDGVHVLYAVNVLNVVSLSSRIAELKKLGFIIDWQWHETENSRFKRYFIKDKVKAMALREEILNKPKTKTTKKGK; encoded by the coding sequence ATGATACCCATTACCCACGCCCACAAAAACCGCCAAAAATGGCAAGTACTACAAGCCATGCTAGACGGCGACGGTGTACACGTCCTATATGCCGTAAACGTGCTAAACGTGGTCAGCCTATCAAGCCGTATTGCAGAGCTTAAAAAGCTAGGTTTTATCATTGATTGGCAATGGCACGAAACCGAAAATTCACGCTTTAAACGCTACTTCATCAAAGACAAAGTAAAAGCTATGGCACTTCGTGAAGAGATTTTAAATAAACCCAAAACCAAAACCACCAAAAAAGGTAAGTAA
- a CDS encoding helix-turn-helix transcriptional regulator: MTKTTQTQNDTFHPKGISRIDKVCKMVGLSKSTIYGWIKQGKFPKPIKLSTSMSAWRNSDVLAWLDNLESADDLAQYQPKAKQ; encoded by the coding sequence ATGACCAAAACCACCCAAACCCAAAACGATACTTTCCACCCCAAAGGCATTAGCCGTATTGATAAGGTCTGCAAGATGGTGGGGCTGTCCAAATCCACGATTTACGGCTGGATAAAACAAGGCAAATTCCCAAAACCCATCAAGCTATCTACTAGCATGAGTGCATGGCGTAATAGCGATGTTTTGGCGTGGTTAGATAACCTTGAAAGTGCAGACGACTTGGCACAATACCAACCCAAAGCCAAACAATAA
- a CDS encoding type II toxin-antitoxin system death-on-curing family toxin, giving the protein MIDIHFVIAIHDEILANEKGLKGIASMASLESCLSRIDNQMSYEPLDNVYLIGAFYAVALAKAHAFNDGNKRTALVVMLTYLDMQGINIAPNSGLDDLMVKVASSEMNYTHLADILKDLTV; this is encoded by the coding sequence ATGATTGATATACATTTTGTGATAGCCATTCATGACGAGATTTTGGCAAATGAAAAAGGCTTAAAGGGCATTGCAAGCATGGCAAGCCTTGAAAGTTGCTTATCACGCATTGACAATCAAATGAGTTATGAGCCATTGGATAATGTATATTTGATAGGGGCATTTTATGCCGTAGCATTAGCCAAAGCACACGCCTTTAATGATGGCAATAAAAGAACCGCCCTTGTGGTTATGTTAACTTATTTGGATATGCAAGGTATTAACATTGCCCCCAATAGCGGATTAGATGATTTGATGGTAAAAGTGGCAAGCAGTGAAATGAATTATACCCACCTTGCAGATATTTTAAAAGATTTAACAGTTTAA
- a CDS encoding tyrosine-type recombinase/integrase yields MSLTDTALKRLKPSEKCTANRPDKISDGNGLMVLIRHSGTKSFISAYSFNGKTQEITIGKYPMISLAQARSENIRIRELASQGINPKDERQKAKQKDTLDFDHFAQIWLQHQEKRINPATFKRDSNAYKNHIKPILGNMNIYHVKLSDVLAVHDRLALNGKTNMAHKAVSWISAIFEHTIIKGLAPNLLNPIPRGIHKSLVEHKQTNYPRIKITELPKLLADIDNANLEPLTKYAFYVMAYTFVRTNELFGMRWVEIDFNTCLWTIPPERMKCRNTHVVPLAPQVIEILQTIKEWRLHDEFVFFSNRSKQRETLSPNALTTALKRMGYKDKMTGHGFRGLASTSLYEMQYNPKAIELQLAHVSKDKTERAYNHADMIPKRMQMMKEWADIVDEIKDGDFSTYRKRLTADGSSDDLALFLGRIYKNGAILHGELATHQAELLEIKGMQ; encoded by the coding sequence ATGAGCCTGACAGATACCGCCCTAAAACGCCTAAAACCTAGCGAAAAATGCACCGCCAACCGCCCCGATAAAATTTCAGACGGTAACGGCTTGATGGTACTGATTAGGCATAGTGGAACAAAGTCATTTATTAGTGCCTATTCTTTTAATGGCAAAACACAAGAAATTACCATAGGCAAGTATCCCATGATAAGCCTAGCACAAGCACGAAGCGAAAATATCCGCATTCGTGAACTGGCAAGCCAAGGCATAAACCCCAAAGACGAACGCCAAAAAGCCAAGCAAAAAGACACCCTAGACTTTGACCATTTCGCCCAAATATGGCTACAGCACCAAGAAAAACGCATTAACCCTGCCACCTTTAAACGAGACAGCAACGCCTACAAAAACCATATCAAGCCCATTTTGGGAAATATGAACATTTATCACGTCAAATTATCGGACGTGCTAGCGGTGCATGACCGCTTGGCATTAAATGGCAAAACCAACATGGCACATAAGGCGGTAAGCTGGATAAGTGCGATATTTGAACACACCATCATTAAAGGGCTTGCCCCAAATCTATTAAATCCCATTCCAAGGGGTATTCATAAATCATTGGTTGAACACAAACAAACTAATTACCCCCGCATAAAAATTACCGAGCTACCAAAGCTACTAGCAGACATTGACAACGCCAATTTAGAGCCATTAACCAAATATGCGTTTTATGTGATGGCTTATACTTTCGTGCGAACTAATGAGCTGTTTGGTATGCGATGGGTGGAAATTGATTTTAATACTTGCCTTTGGACGATACCGCCCGAACGCATGAAATGCCGTAATACGCACGTTGTACCGCTTGCCCCACAAGTAATAGAGATTTTGCAAACAATTAAAGAATGGCGGTTACATGATGAATTTGTGTTTTTTAGCAATCGCAGTAAACAGCGTGAAACCCTATCGCCCAACGCCCTAACCACCGCCCTAAAACGCATGGGCTACAAAGACAAAATGACAGGGCACGGCTTTCGTGGTTTGGCTAGTACGTCCCTTTATGAAATGCAGTACAACCCCAAAGCCATTGAATTGCAGTTGGCACACGTTAGCAAGGATAAGACCGAACGAGCCTACAACCACGCCGACATGATACCCAAAAGAATGCAGATGATGAAAGAATGGGCGGATATTGTCGATGAAATCAAAGACGGAGATTTTAGCACCTACCGAAAGCGTCTAACTGCCGATGGTTCAAGCGATGATTTGGCGTTATTTTTAGGGCGGATTTATAAAAATGGTGCAATTTTGCATGGCGAGCTTGCCACGCACCAAGCGGAGCTATTAGAAATCAAAGGAATGCAATGA
- a CDS encoding rhodanese-like domain-containing protein, with amino-acid sequence MITKLAITDFTPSQELNIWDVRDAKSYATGHIQYAINHPIDTLNDTLLAQTTGDIYVLCGGGTKAKRACALLDELQPNRKIIHLTGGTRGAKAAGMPIIEEA; translated from the coding sequence ATGATTACAAAACTTGCCATTACTGACTTCACGCCAAGCCAAGAGCTAAATATTTGGGACGTCAGAGACGCTAAAAGCTATGCTACAGGGCATATTCAATACGCCATCAACCACCCAATTGATACGCTAAATGACACGCTACTTGCCCAGACCACAGGCGATATTTATGTGCTATGCGGTGGTGGTACTAAGGCAAAAAGAGCATGTGCATTACTAGATGAATTACAGCCAAATCGCAAAATCATCCACCTAACGGGCGGAACAAGGGGTGCAAAAGCTGCTGGCATGCCAATTATCGAAGAAGCATAA
- a CDS encoding DNA-3-methyladenine glycosylase I gives MNIYSKSKAANVLNRCSWCGSDPIYQAYHDYEWGKPIFDDQKLFALLCLESMQAGLSWITILKRKEALYRAFDGFNPLILAAYDESKINALKDDATIIRHAGKIYAMVGNAKAYLKISKQQSFSEYVWGIVKKHQGQAPLDRMPKCESEIPTQTKASIALSKQLKKDGFKFVGPTICYAFMQACGMVNDHVQSCNFR, from the coding sequence ATGAATATTTATTCTAAATCTAAAGCTGCCAATGTATTAAATCGCTGCTCATGGTGCGGTAGCGACCCCATTTACCAAGCTTATCATGATTATGAGTGGGGGAAACCTATCTTTGATGATCAAAAGCTGTTTGCCTTATTATGTCTTGAGAGTATGCAAGCAGGCTTAAGCTGGATTACGATTTTAAAACGTAAAGAAGCGTTATATCGGGCGTTTGATGGGTTTAATCCGTTGATTTTGGCAGCTTATGATGAGTCAAAGATAAATGCACTTAAAGATGACGCCACCATTATCCGCCATGCAGGTAAGATTTATGCGATGGTTGGCAATGCCAAAGCCTATCTGAAGATTAGCAAACAGCAAAGCTTTAGCGAGTATGTCTGGGGTATTGTCAAAAAGCACCAAGGTCAAGCACCGCTTGATCGTATGCCTAAGTGTGAAAGTGAGATTCCAACCCAGACAAAGGCGAGTATCGCCTTATCTAAGCAGCTTAAAAAGGACGGATTTAAGTTTGTGGGTCCAACCATCTGCTATGCTTTCATGCAGGCTTGTGGTATGGTAAATGACCATGTGCAATCGTGCAATTTTCGTTAG
- a CDS encoding Lnb N-terminal periplasmic domain-containing protein: MLSVVFYVLLCIALLIACTAVWVNMPFGLISYAIIGLAVLIMAAISLKSFYFSRQAAWVGVIVVAAVLAWLISLRPSNDRIWSDDVARIVNYERNLHNPNLITIHHVRNFNWRSEEDYDIRWDTRQYNLDQLDTMDLVLSIWDNENIAHTLVTFGFTDGQYVAFSVEIRKEQGEQFSAIGGFFRKYELAIIAADEKDIIYTRSNIRKEKVYLYPISYDKAKMRELFLTYLRQGDKLNHQPRWYNTLISNCTTVIYQLVQRIDPAIKRIPMDYRILVSGRLPSYLIEEGIIRPSLPADEWKKLAYINPKVADYDEHNPISSDSFSSVIREGLPR; the protein is encoded by the coding sequence ATGCTTAGTGTGGTGTTTTATGTTCTACTGTGTATTGCTTTATTAATCGCATGCACTGCGGTGTGGGTAAATATGCCATTTGGGCTGATAAGCTATGCAATCATTGGCTTGGCGGTGCTAATAATGGCAGCAATAAGCCTAAAGTCATTTTACTTTAGCAGGCAAGCGGCTTGGGTTGGCGTGATAGTTGTTGCCGCAGTCTTAGCGTGGCTTATATCTTTACGCCCTAGTAATGATAGGATTTGGAGTGATGATGTTGCACGCATTGTCAATTATGAACGCAATTTACATAATCCAAATCTCATCACCATTCACCATGTCAGAAACTTTAACTGGCGTAGCGAAGAAGATTACGATATACGCTGGGATACAAGGCAATACAACTTAGATCAGCTTGACACGATGGATTTGGTATTGTCTATTTGGGACAATGAGAATATCGCTCATACGCTTGTGACATTTGGCTTTACAGATGGTCAATATGTGGCGTTTTCTGTTGAGATTCGTAAAGAGCAAGGTGAGCAGTTTTCAGCAATCGGTGGCTTTTTTCGAAAATATGAACTAGCCATCATCGCTGCTGATGAAAAAGACATCATCTACACTCGCAGCAATATCCGAAAAGAAAAAGTTTATCTTTATCCGATATCTTATGATAAAGCTAAAATGCGAGAGCTATTTTTGACGTACCTTAGACAAGGCGATAAATTAAATCATCAGCCAAGGTGGTACAACACGCTTATTAGTAATTGCACCACTGTCATTTATCAGTTGGTACAGCGAATCGATCCTGCGATCAAGCGTATACCTATGGATTATCGTATTTTGGTCTCAGGGCGGCTGCCATCGTATCTGATAGAAGAAGGGATTATTAGACCATCTTTACCTGCGGATGAATGGAAAAAATTGGCATACATCAACCCAAAAGTTGCAGATTATGATGAGCATAATCCCATTTCATCTGATAGCTTTTCAAGCGTAATCCGAGAAGGTTTGCCGCGTTAA
- a CDS encoding ABC transporter ATP-binding protein/permease, translating to MYILIKTTRWGSQFWEMAQGYLSPQRSVKPILFFVFIVMLTLIEVRISLIYSNWYNTMYASLEALDATVFWQQMIVFCFIASAAVINALLAYYMQQRFSIGWIKWLNGYLLDKWLANQAYYKTQQIHNELDNPDQRIQQDVQLYVKSSLALATGVISAVTSIVSYTLLLWDLSGEMSVLGVNVPHMMVFLVFLYVLLASIIAFWLGRPLINLNFDNEKLGANYRYSLIRVREYAESIAFYAGERVEKTLLYRQFNHVIQNMWAIVYRTLKFSGFNLIASQISMVFPLLIQANRFFSKQINLGDLMQTVQVFGRLHDSLSFFRNAYDTIAEYQTTLDRLTGFNHAIKNSQKPTQLQLTYHDTDVIFDDVTIKSPTGKTLIETLNLRLPQGLSLLIQGKSGSGKTTLLKTVAGLWQYSTGSIQRPNDTLFLSQKPYLPQGRLIDALYYPHATPHDDQTANLTALLDMVCMSYLAAQLYQENNWSYTLSLGEQQRLAFARLLLHKPAVAFLDEASASLDEGLEDLLYRTLRRHLPSTTIISVGHRSTLVRHHAQHLLILDKAMWQLT from the coding sequence ATGTACATACTGATTAAAACAACGCGTTGGGGTAGTCAATTTTGGGAGATGGCACAGGGTTATTTATCACCACAGCGAAGTGTTAAGCCAATCTTATTTTTTGTGTTCATTGTGATGCTAACCTTGATTGAAGTACGCATTAGTTTGATTTATTCAAACTGGTATAACACCATGTACGCATCACTTGAAGCATTAGACGCCACTGTCTTTTGGCAACAGATGATCGTGTTTTGTTTTATTGCTAGTGCTGCTGTAATAAATGCACTTTTGGCTTATTATATGCAGCAGCGGTTTAGCATTGGTTGGATTAAGTGGCTAAATGGATATTTACTTGATAAATGGCTTGCCAATCAGGCTTACTATAAGACTCAGCAGATCCATAATGAGCTTGATAACCCAGACCAACGCATACAGCAAGATGTTCAGCTATACGTCAAAAGCTCTCTAGCACTTGCCACAGGGGTTATCAGTGCGGTAACTTCTATCGTCTCTTATACATTACTGCTTTGGGATTTATCAGGAGAGATGAGCGTGCTGGGCGTTAATGTGCCACACATGATGGTGTTTTTGGTGTTTTTATATGTGTTGTTAGCGAGTATTATCGCCTTTTGGCTTGGCAGACCGCTTATCAACTTAAACTTTGACAATGAAAAACTAGGTGCAAACTACCGCTACTCACTTATTCGGGTGAGAGAATATGCAGAAAGCATTGCCTTTTATGCTGGGGAGCGAGTGGAAAAGACGCTGTTATATCGTCAGTTTAATCATGTTATCCAAAATATGTGGGCAATCGTGTATCGCACACTAAAGTTCTCAGGTTTTAATCTGATTGCATCGCAGATATCTATGGTTTTTCCCTTACTTATCCAAGCGAATCGTTTTTTCTCAAAGCAAATCAATCTTGGCGATCTTATGCAAACGGTTCAAGTGTTTGGCAGATTACATGATAGTCTGTCATTTTTTCGAAATGCCTACGATACAATTGCCGAATACCAAACCACGCTCGATCGCTTAACAGGTTTTAATCATGCCATTAAAAACAGTCAAAAGCCGACACAGCTACAGCTTACATATCATGACACCGATGTAATATTTGATGATGTAACCATAAAATCACCTACGGGCAAAACGCTCATTGAGACTCTCAATCTTAGACTACCCCAAGGCTTAAGCCTACTCATACAAGGCAAGTCAGGATCAGGAAAGACCACCTTACTTAAGACAGTGGCTGGACTTTGGCAGTATTCAACTGGCAGTATTCAGCGACCAAATGACACGCTGTTTTTATCCCAAAAACCCTATTTACCCCAAGGCAGACTCATTGATGCCTTATACTATCCGCACGCTACCCCACATGACGACCAAACAGCAAATCTTACAGCTCTGCTTGATATGGTGTGTATGTCTTATCTAGCAGCCCAGCTTTATCAAGAAAATAACTGGTCATATACGCTATCTTTAGGGGAGCAGCAACGCCTAGCCTTCGCACGCTTATTACTGCATAAGCCAGCTGTCGCTTTTTTAGATGAAGCCAGTGCAAGCTTAGATGAAGGTCTAGAAGACCTACTTTATCGCACGCTAAGACGTCATCTGCCTAGCACTACCATTATTAGCGTTGGACATCGTTCAACACTAGTTCGGCACCACGCTCAGCATCTACTTATCTTAGATAAGGCAATGTGGCAGCTGACCTAA